Proteins encoded together in one Gigantopelta aegis isolate Gae_Host chromosome 8, Gae_host_genome, whole genome shotgun sequence window:
- the LOC121379809 gene encoding fibrillin-2-like, whose product MAGFIVIVLCISLSCGAAGQSTSVAPAGETAPSWFQVLGETTSDMFEGSGDTTPAGFEEIGLITGPEQNMMEKLPDFTLCPNMSQCLALNVVLLNQCLESESLSCGLPGVAKKFTEIDTFLKEMCPGLVVLPSSGCPELQICLLRLLTSSDILNYNYETNLQCKFFDWTYLCYSYRYENCLTFSMEKASRISEYSRSIGCLANETDVCLSKSCPHQCQLVLDSEYLCTCPPGYYGDGTNCTDIDECMNPFEYYCDIETCQNFVGGYNCTQCMSGFELDIQEARCKDKDECALQDNICPQNCSNEIGTFSCLCFAGYRGTGDVCTDIDECALPSNLSPCPLQNCVNTPGSYTCSSCWPGYQHNASSMLCEVANECQTQQQHKCPHVCESTDGGYVCRCPKGFIGDGFECVDVDECRNETQYHCPLEDCINTNGSYICSRCSSGYKWTGICEDINECLQNICPYHCENFDAGFHCICPVGFDGDGFNCTDTNECLHEDEFHCPFDNCKNMQATFSCIDCETGYHFANKWHGFGSCFDNDECSNSSTNKCAQECVNVPGAYNCSCSHGYTGDGFSCLDIDECLDAKLNNCSQECTNFPGNFSCNCYLGYTGDGYSCIDIDECSDSELNHCDQECINFPGNFSCKCYNGYTGNGFECLDIDECLDTKLNNCSQKCSNFPGNFSCSCSHGYTGDGITCVDIDECLDPEFNQCAQECRNFPGQYSCNCYHGYTGEGSSCSDIDECLDDKLNNCSQECVNFPGNFSCSCYHGYTGDGFTCVDIDECFDSELNNCSQKCSNFPGNFSCSCHSGYAGDGITCVDIDECLDPEFNHCAQECRNFPGQYSCNCYPGYTGEGSSCSDIDECLDTKLNNCSQECNNFPGNFSCNCYHGYTGDGITCVDIDECLDPEFNHCVQECRNFPGQYSCNCYHGYTGEGSSCSDIDECLDDKLNNCSQECVNFPGNFSCSCYHGYTGDGFTCVDIDECFDSELNNCGQQCSNFPGNFSCSCHSGYAGDGITCVDIDECLDPEFNHCAQECRNFPGQYSCNCYHGYTGEGSSCSDIDECLDTKLNNCSQECNNFPGNFSCNCYHGYTGDGITCVDIDECLDPEFNHCAQECRNFPGQYSCNCYPGYTGEGSSCSDIDECLDTKLNNCSQECNNFPGNFSCNCYHGYTGDGITCVDIDECLDPEFNHCAQECRNFPGQYSCNCYPGYTGEGSSCSDIDECLDTKLNNCSQKCRDGITCVDIDECLDPEFNHCAQECRNFPGQYSCNCYPGYTGEGSSCSDIDECLDTKLNNCSQECNNFPGNFSCNCYHGYTGDGITCVDIDECLDPEFNHCAQECRNFPGQYSCAFICECSKGFALDNGTCADVDECRDKFSNVCPHLCDNQYGSYDCQCHTGFTGDGISCVDIDECEDLSTCHQSCLNTEGSYFCECYHGFVMADSHCIDIDECSIPETRVCEQTCINSVGSYSCECGPGYRLEGQGACVDVPECESPHLNNCSQSCVDVPSGFMCSCWNGYTGDGVNCMDIDECQENTNSGCMHNCTNTPGSFRCTCLDGFIIQGFQCLDVDECNDSAIHQCSQECVNTPD is encoded by the exons ATGGCAGGATTCATAGTCATCGTTTTGTGCATCTCCCTCTCCTGTGGAGCAGCAGGGCAAAGTACATCAGTTGCTCCTGCAGGGGAGACTGCTCCATCTTGGTTTCAAGTATTAGGGGAGACTACTTCTGACATGTTTGAGGGATCAGGGGACACTACTCCAGCAGGATTTGAAGAAATTGGATTAATTACTG gTCCTGAACAGAACATGATGGAGAAACTCCCAGACTTCACTTTGTGTCCGAATATGTCCCAGTGTTTAGCTTT GAACGTTGTACTTCTTAatcagtgtttggagtcggaGAGTCTGAGTTGTGGTCTGCCAGGTGTAGCAAAGAAGTTCACTGAGATTGATACTTTCTTGAAAGAAATGTGTcctg GTCTTGTTGTTTTGCCTTCATCAGGATGTCCCGAATTACAGATCTGTCTGCTTCGTCTGTTAACATCTTCAGATATTTTGAACTATAATTATGAAACAAATCTACAGTGCAA attttttgATTGGACCTACCTTTGTTACTCATATCGTTATGAAAACTGTTTAACGTTTTCTATGGAGAAAGCTTCTCGCATCTCAGAATATTCACGATCAATCGGGTGTTTGGCTAATGAAACTG ATGTATGTCTGTCAAAATCCTGTCCACATCAGTGTCAATTGGTTCTTGACTCAGAATACCTCTGCACTTGTCCTCCTGGCTACTATGGTGATGGCACAAACTGCACTGACATTGATGAATGTATGAACCCGTTCGAATACTACTGTGACATAGAGACATGTCAGAACTTTGTCGGTGGATACAACTGTACCCAGTGCATGTCAGGGTTTGAATTGGACATCCAGGAAGCCAGATGTAAAGACAAAGACGAATGTGCCCTTCAGGACAACATCTGTCCGCAGAACTGCTCCAATGAGATAGGGACATTCTCCTGTTTGTGTTTTGCTGGTTACCGTGGCACCGGGGATGTCTGTACTGACATCGATGAATGTGCTCTACCTAGCAATCTCTCTCCCTGTCCGCTGCAGAACTGTGTCAACACTCCAGGCAGCTATACCTGCAGCAGCTGCTGGCCAGGCTATCAACACAATGCTAGTTCCATGCTGTGTGAAGTGGCCAATGAATGCCAGACACAACAGCAACACAAGTGCCCCCATGTCTGTGAAAGCACGGATGGTGGATACGTCTGTCGGTGTCCTAAAGGCTTTATCGGTGATGGTTTTGAGTGTGTAGATGTTGATGAATGCCGCAATGAGACGCAGTACCACTGTCCACTGGAGGACTGCATTAACACCAATGGATCCTACATCTGCAGTAGGTGCAGCAGTGGTTACAAATGGACAGGTATTTGTGAAGATATCAATGAATGCTTACAGAATATCTGCCCATATCATTGTGAGAATTTTGATGCTGGCTTTCACTGCATATGCCCAGTGGGGTTTGATGGGGATGGATTCAATTGCACAGATACCAATGAATGCTTGCACGAAGATGAGTTTCATTGTCCATTTGACAACTGTAAAAACATGCAGGCTACATTTTCTTGTATTGATTGCGAAACTGGATACCATTTTGCTAATAAATGGCATGGCTTTGGTTCCTGTTTTGACAATGATGAATGTAGTAACAGTAGCACTAATAAATGTGCACAAGAATGTGTGAATGTTCCAGGTGCATACAATTGCAGTTGTTCCCATGGTTACACAGGAGATGGGTTTTCATGTCTTGACATTGATGAATGTTTGGATGCTAAACTTAACAATTGCTCTCAAGAATGTACTAATTTTCCAGGTAATTTTTCTTGTAATTGTTACCTTGGTTACACAGGAGATGGGTATTCATGCATTGACATTGATGAATGTTCAGATTCTGAACTTAATCACTGTGATCAGGAATGTATTAATTTTCCCGGGAATTTTTCTTGTAAATGTTACAATGGTTACACAGGAAATGGGTTTGAATGCCTTGATATTGATGAATGTTTGGATACCAAACTTAATAATTGCTCTCAGAAATGTAGTAATTTTCCAGGAAACTTTTCTTGTAGTTGTAGCCATGGTTACACAGGAGATGGGATTACATGTGTTGACATTGATGAATGCTTAGATCCTGAatttaatcagtgtgctcagGAATGCAGAAATTTTCCAGGGCAATATTCCTGTAACTGTTACCATGGTTACACAGGAGAGGGATCTTCATGCTCTGACATTGATGAATGTTTAGATGACAAATTGAATAATTGTTCACAGGAATGTGTCAACTTTCCAGGCAACTTTTCTTGTAGTTGTTACCATGGTTACACAGGAGATGGGTTTACATGTGTTGACATTGATGAGTGCTTTGATTCTGAACTTAATAATTGCTCTCAGAAATGTAGTAATTTTCCAGGAAACTTTTCTTGTAGTTGTCACAGTGGTTATGCAGGAGATGGGATTACATGTGTTGACATTGATGAATGCTTAGATCCTGAATTTAATCACTGTGCTCAGGAATGCAGAAATTTTCCAGGGCAATATTCTTGTAACTGTTACCCTGGTTACACAGGAGAAGGATCTTCATGTTCTGACATTGATGAATGTCTGGATACTAAACTTAATAATTGCTCTCAGGAATGTAATAACTTCCCAGGAAACTTTTCTTGTAATTGTTACCATGGTTACACAGGAGATGGGATTACATGTGTTGACATTGATGAATGCTTAGATCCTGAATTTAATCACTGTGTTCAGGAATGCAGAAATTTTCCAGGGCAATATTCCTGTAACTGTTACCATGGTTACACAGGAGAGGGATCTTCATGTTCTGACATTGATGAATGTTTAGATGACAAATTGAATAATTGTTCACAGGAATGTGTCAACTTTCCAGGCAACTTTTCTTGTAGTTGTTACCATGGTTACACAGGAGATGGGTTTACATGTGTTGACATTGATGAGTGTTTTGATTCTGAACTTAATAATTGTGGCCAGCAATGTAGTAATTTTCCAGGAAACTTTTCTTGTAGTTGTCACAGTGGTTATGCAGGAGATGGGATTACATGTGTTGATATTGATGAATGCTTAGATCCTGAATTTAATCACTGTGCTCAGGAATGCAGAAATTTTCCAGGGCAATATTCTTGTAACTGTTACCATGGTTACACAGGAGAGGGATCTTCATGTTCTGACATTGATGAATGTCTGGATACTAAACTTAATAATTGCTCTCAAGAATGTAATAACTTCCCAGGCAACTTTTCTTGTAATTGTTACCATGGTTACACAGGAGATGGGATTACATGTGTTGACATTGATGAATGCTTAGATCCTGAATTTAATCACTGTGCTCAGGAATGCAGAAATTTTCCAGGGCAATATTCTTGTAACTGTTACCCTGGTTACACAGGAGAAGGATCTTCATGTTCTGACATTGATGAATGTCTGGATACTAAACTTAATAATTGCTCTCAGGAATGTAATAACTTCCCAGGCAACTTTTCTTGTAATTGTTACCATGGTTACACAGGAGATGGGATTACATGTGTTGACATTGATGAATGCTTAGATCCTGAATTTAATCACTGTGCTCAGGAATGCAGAAATTTTCCAGGGCAATATTCTTGTAACTGTTACCCTGGTTACACAGGAGAAGGATCTTCATGTTCTGACATCGATGAATGTTTGGATACTAAACTTAATAATTGCTCTCAGAAATGTA GAGATGGGATTACATGTGTTGACATTGATGAATGCTTAGATCCTGAATTTAATCACTGTGCTCAGGAATGCAGAAATTTTCCAGGGCAATATTCTTGTAACTGTTACCCTGGTTACACAGGAGAAGGATCTTCATGTTCTGACATTGATGAATGTCTGGATACTAAACTTAATAATTGCTCTCAGGAATGTAATAACTTCCCAGGCAACTTTTCTTGTAATTGTTACCATGGTTACACAGGAGATGGGATTACATGTGTTGACATTGATGAATGCTTAGATCCTGAATTTAATCACTGTGCTCAGGAATGCAGAAATTTTCCAGGGCAATATTCTT GTGCGTTTATTTGCGAATGCTCAAAAGGTTTTGCTTTGGACAATGGGACTTGTGCTGACGTTGATGAATGCCGTGATAAGTTTTCAAATGTCTGCCCCCATCTTTGTGACAATCAGTATGGCTCCTACGACTGCCAGTGCCACACTGGTTTTACTGGTGACGGAATTAGCTGTGTGGACATAGATGAGTGTGAGGACTTGAGCACCTGTCATCAGTCCTGTCTCAACACCGAAGGCAGCTATTTTTGCGAATGTTATCATGGTTTCGTGATGGCTGACTCGCACTGTATCGATATCGATGAATGCAGCATTCCTGAAACCAGAGTCTGTGAACAGACTTGCATCAACTCGGTGGGCAGCTATTCCTGTGAGTGTGGACCTGGCTACAGACTGGAGGGACAAGGAGCGTGTGTTGATGTTCCCGAGTGCGAGTCGCCCCATCTTAACAACTGCAGCCAGAGCTGTGTGGACGTGCCATCTGGCTTCATGTGTTCATGCTGGAACGGCTACACTGGCGATGGGGTCAACTGTATGGACATTGATGAGTGCCAGGAGAACACTAATTCTGGATGCATGCACAATTGTACTAACACTCCTGGAAGCTTTCGCTGCACCTGTCTTGATGGGTTCATCATCCAGGGCTTCCAGTGCTTGGATGTTGATGAATGCAATGATTCTGCCATCCACCAGTGCAGCCAAGAGTGTGTAAATACACCAG ATTAA